A section of the Malus sylvestris chromosome 17, drMalSylv7.2, whole genome shotgun sequence genome encodes:
- the LOC126612136 gene encoding organic cation/carnitine transporter 7-like, with product MGDGGQEYTVDEALVAMGFGKFQILVLAYAGMGWVSEAMEMMLLSFVGPAVQSAWGLSSKQESFITSVVFAGMLVGAYSWGIVSDKHGRRKGFLITATITCGAGFLSALSPNYASLLVLRCLVGVGLGGGPVLSSWFLEFIPAPNRGKWMVIFSAFWTLGTILEASLAWFVMPNFGWRWLLALSSLPSSLLLIFYWVAPESPRYLCLKGRTTEAINILEKVARMNGMKLPAGNLVSDLKIELSEEITPSEDTHLISPTDNKDPIPTEMDSNMGGISSLLTLLSPKLVRSTLLLWVVFFGNAFSYYGLVLLTTELNSGHSKCTPEQIQSDKAPDTSYRHVFIASFAEFPGLLLSAAMVDKLGRKLSMSAMFFICCIFLLPLVVHQSQGLTTSLLFGARICITATFTIVYIYAPEIYPTSIRTTGVGIASSMGRIGGMICPLVAVGLVHGCHQTASILLFEIVIFLSGVCVLLFPFETKGRELSDSLSDSKDQIKTSK from the exons ATGGGAGATGGAGGCCAGGAATACACTGTCGATGAGGCTCTTGTGGCCATGGGGTTTGGAAAATTCCAAATTCTTGTGCTTGCTTATGCTGGCATGGGTTGGGTCTCAGAAGCCATGGAGATGATGTTACTTTCTTTTGTTGGACCAGCAGTTCAGTCTGCTTGGGGTCTTTCTTCTAAACAAGAAAGTTTTATAACTAGTGTGGTTTTTGCTGGAATGCTAGTCGGAGCATACTCATGGGGCATCGTTTCTGATAAACATGGACGTAG GAAAGGATTCCTCATTACAGCCACAATTACTTGTGGCGCTGGTTTTCTGAGTGCTCTTTCCCCTAATTATGCATCCTTGCTCGTTCTTCGTTGCTTGGTTGGTGTTGGTTTGGGAGGTGGCCCTGTACTCTCATCCTGGTTTCTGGAGTTCATTCCTGCTCCTAACAGAGGCAAGTGGATGGTTATTTTTTCAGCATTTTGGACTCTTGGAACAATTCTTGAGGCTTCACTTGCGTGG TTTGTCATGCCAAACTTTGGTTGGAGGTGGCTACTTGCCCTGTCTTCACTCCCTTCATCGCTTCTCCTCATATTCTATTGGGTTGCACCTGAATCACCAAGATATTTGTGCTTAAAAGGTCGAACAACCGAGGCAATCAATATTTTGGAGAAAGTAGCAAGAATGAATGGAATGAAACTCCCTGCTGGGAATCTTGTTTCTGATTTGAAAATAGAGTTATCTGAAGAGATTACTCCATCAGAAGATACACATTTGATCTCACCGACAGATAATAAAGATCCAATTCCTACGGAGATGGATTCCAATATGGGTGGCATCTCTTCACTGTTAACACTTCTTTCCCCAAAATTAGTCCGATCTACTTTGCTCTTATGGGTAGTATTCTTTGGGAATGCTTTTTCATATTACGGCCTGGTGCTTCTGACAACTGAGTTGAACAGTGGACATAGTAAATGTACGCCAGAACAAATACAGTCAGACAAAGCGCCAGATACTAGCTATAGGCATGTTTTCATCGCTAGTTTTGCAG AGTTTCCTGGGCTCCTCTTATCTGCTGCCATGGTCGACAAACTGGGTCGTAAGCTTTCAATGTCAGCCATGTTCTTCATATGTTGCATTTTTCTACTCCCCTTGGTTGTCCATCAGTCTCAGGGCCTGACCACTAGTCTTCTGTTTGGAGCTCGCATATGCATCACAGCGACCTTCACGATAGTCTACATATATGCCCCAGAG ATATACCCAACCTCAATCCGAACAACTGGCGTTGGAATCGCAAGTTCAATGGGAAGAATTGGCGGAATGATCTGCCCTCTTGTGGCAGTAGGTTTGGTACATGGATGCCATCAAACAGCATCGATTTTGCTGTTTGAGATTGTAATTTTTCTTTCGGGGGTATGCGTGTTGCTCTTTCCGTTTGAAACAAAGGGCCGTGAATTGAGCGATAGTCTATCGGATTCAAAGGATCAAATCAAAACCAGTAAATGA